The following coding sequences are from one Paenibacillus tundrae window:
- a CDS encoding YwqG family protein, giving the protein MIKPEQCERLTNKARKTLEEYGLGEVSDLLLASGRWGIRLDVSTIDEYRRTGNSRVGGSPDLPEKMEWPVTQEGVPMTFLAQLNLVDLSPYTPNDGRGSLPERGMLYFFVGVDEPAYNIEHRVIFEPEARHLVKREPEGSTALEQAEFVGHAVTVLPNLEFPTYAYVDSKALSAAAVTQPDVQQEGEADIDLYDRYLDFESHWNHPSSKNWGGMFGYPDGQHPDAEHQALLQIATGEEYGYDEKACEEKLTAHYDGDRNRALQELEDTLLLLKIDTHDEIGFQWWDCGELQFFIRKADLLAGRFDQTYCSLYSS; this is encoded by the coding sequence ATGATTAAGCCTGAACAATGTGAACGCTTGACTAACAAAGCTCGTAAAACACTAGAAGAGTATGGATTAGGTGAAGTTTCTGACCTGCTCCTAGCATCTGGCCGCTGGGGCATTCGCCTCGATGTGTCCACGATTGATGAGTACCGTAGAACGGGCAATTCGCGAGTTGGTGGGAGTCCTGATCTGCCTGAAAAAATGGAATGGCCTGTGACGCAGGAAGGTGTACCGATGACCTTTTTGGCACAGTTGAATCTTGTGGATCTGTCACCTTATACACCGAATGACGGGCGTGGAAGTTTGCCGGAACGAGGGATGCTGTACTTCTTCGTTGGTGTGGATGAACCCGCTTATAATATTGAACATCGTGTAATATTTGAGCCGGAGGCTCGGCATTTGGTAAAACGTGAACCAGAAGGCAGCACGGCTCTAGAACAAGCTGAATTTGTAGGTCATGCCGTAACTGTACTGCCGAATCTAGAGTTTCCTACATATGCCTATGTTGACTCTAAGGCGCTGAGTGCAGCAGCTGTTACACAACCTGATGTACAGCAAGAAGGGGAAGCAGATATTGATCTGTACGACCGATATCTGGACTTCGAATCCCATTGGAATCATCCGAGTTCGAAGAACTGGGGTGGGATGTTTGGTTACCCTGATGGCCAGCACCCTGATGCTGAACATCAAGCGCTGCTTCAGATTGCGACTGGTGAAGAGTATGGTTATGACGAAAAGGCATGTGAGGAGAAGTTAACCGCTCATTATGATGGGGATCGGAACCGAGCCTTACAAGAACTTGAGGATACATTGCTGCTGCTGAAGATTGATACACATGACGAGATTGGTTTCCAGTGGTGGGATTGCGGAGAGTTGCAGTTTTTCATTCGTAAGGCTGATCTGCTGGCAGGGCGGTTCGATCAAACGTATTGCTCTTTATATTCTAGCTGA
- a CDS encoding response regulator transcription factor has translation MERNNAVAHPATILLVDDEQEIIKLMEIYFGNEGYRVLTAHDGIEALAQLKNERVDLIILDVMMPNMDGIEACMKIREEQKMPIIMLSAKSMDMDKITGLSIGADDYVTKPFNPLELVARAKSQLRRYHTFNEGREKTEHELIIDDLVINTDTHEVWVDEQSIRLTPREFAILELLARHQGSVLSMEQIYQQVWKEEFMESNNTVMVHIRKIREKIEMDSKHPKFIQTVWGVGYKMFKP, from the coding sequence ATGGAAAGGAACAATGCCGTGGCACATCCAGCAACTATTCTGCTTGTGGATGATGAGCAGGAGATTATTAAACTCATGGAGATTTATTTTGGCAATGAAGGTTATCGCGTGCTTACAGCACATGATGGTATCGAAGCTCTTGCACAATTGAAGAATGAGCGGGTTGATCTCATTATCCTCGATGTCATGATGCCCAATATGGACGGCATTGAAGCTTGCATGAAGATCAGGGAAGAACAGAAGATGCCGATCATTATGTTGTCTGCCAAAAGCATGGATATGGACAAAATAACAGGGTTAAGCATTGGAGCGGACGATTATGTGACGAAGCCATTTAATCCGCTTGAACTTGTTGCTAGAGCCAAATCTCAGCTTCGGCGGTATCATACGTTTAATGAAGGTCGGGAGAAAACGGAGCATGAGTTGATCATTGATGATCTTGTTATCAATACAGATACACATGAAGTATGGGTAGATGAGCAGTCTATTCGTTTAACGCCTCGTGAGTTTGCGATTCTAGAGCTCTTGGCGCGCCATCAGGGTTCCGTGCTGAGTATGGAGCAGATCTATCAACAGGTCTGGAAGGAAGAATTCATGGAGTCGAACAACACCGTAATGGTGCATATACGCAAGATTCGTGAGAAGATCGAAATGGATAGCAAACATCCCAAGTTCATACAGACCGTGTGGGGTGTGGGCTATAAGATGTTCAAGCCATAA
- a CDS encoding DinB family protein: MIQSAFKHIDVAVTSLIDICDQLSEQDLKLTPIEGKRPVGELLSHLSVICRADVYISEGASEEDMVTFYEQNNPLTLCQIKQALVDNQMYLYQRYRQFNTEELLQVTDSYWGASYSRLEWLLEIMGHVYHHRGQLYTMLNMTGKDLKVRLFE; the protein is encoded by the coding sequence TTGATTCAATCTGCATTTAAACATATCGACGTGGCAGTGACTTCACTTATTGATATATGTGACCAGCTGTCTGAGCAAGATCTAAAGTTAACTCCAATTGAAGGGAAGAGACCTGTTGGAGAATTGCTATCCCATCTATCGGTGATCTGCCGAGCGGATGTATACATATCGGAAGGCGCCTCCGAAGAGGATATGGTGACCTTTTATGAACAAAACAATCCACTGACTCTATGTCAGATCAAGCAAGCTCTTGTGGACAATCAGATGTATCTGTATCAGCGGTATAGACAGTTTAATACAGAGGAATTATTACAAGTGACCGATTCGTATTGGGGCGCTTCGTATAGCCGGCTGGAATGGTTGCTAGAAATTATGGGGCATGTTTATCATCACAGAGGTCAGCTGTATACGATGCTTAACATGACAGGGAAAGATCTGAAGGTAAGGTTATTTGAATAG
- a CDS encoding ammonium transporter — translation MTLESLSTGIDTVWVVLSAAMILLMEGGFALLEAGFVRYKNSVNIIMKVFADITIGTLLFYAIGFGLMYGSDVGGLAGVTGFFLNGDLSHIDVPVSLETFWLFQAAFTIAVISIVSGAVAERINFRAYLLYIILMTAIIYPIGGHWAWGGGWLSKLGMQDFAGSAVIHALGGFSALAAAIIIGPRKGKYTPLGVSAIALPSNLPLASVGAFLLWFGWFGFNAGSTLSATDVRIGHIAIVTMLSAASGGAATLLYTLFRFNRSDAPSVINGSLAGLVGITAGCAFVGDLAAIFIGAVSGLLMMAATNWLDRRQIDDPVGAFPVHAVSGMWGTIAVGLFATDGGLFTGGGWRLLGVQTLGLVALVVWGFVMTWFGLKLIGKIVPVRSTEEEEDLGLDISYHGVMAAHQSHEFLDGEEHMRAFRESNRD, via the coding sequence ATGACGTTAGAGAGCTTGAGCACGGGAATCGATACGGTCTGGGTAGTACTGAGCGCGGCCATGATTTTGTTGATGGAGGGTGGCTTCGCTCTGCTAGAGGCTGGCTTTGTACGTTATAAAAATAGTGTGAACATTATTATGAAAGTATTTGCTGACATTACGATTGGTACATTATTGTTCTATGCGATCGGCTTTGGCTTGATGTACGGTTCGGATGTTGGTGGTTTGGCTGGTGTTACCGGCTTCTTCTTAAATGGAGACTTATCTCACATTGATGTACCTGTCTCATTAGAGACGTTCTGGTTGTTCCAAGCTGCGTTCACCATCGCCGTCATTTCGATCGTTTCAGGTGCGGTAGCTGAACGGATTAACTTCCGTGCTTACCTGTTATATATCATCTTAATGACTGCGATTATTTATCCAATTGGTGGACACTGGGCATGGGGCGGCGGCTGGCTCAGCAAATTGGGTATGCAGGACTTTGCTGGATCGGCAGTCATTCATGCCTTAGGTGGATTCTCTGCCTTAGCCGCTGCAATTATCATTGGCCCGCGTAAAGGGAAGTACACCCCACTTGGTGTAAGTGCGATTGCGCTTCCCAGTAACTTGCCGTTAGCCTCGGTAGGAGCCTTTCTGCTGTGGTTTGGTTGGTTCGGTTTCAATGCAGGGAGTACGCTTAGTGCAACAGATGTAAGGATCGGTCATATCGCCATTGTGACCATGCTATCGGCCGCTTCTGGCGGAGCAGCGACATTGCTGTATACGTTATTCCGCTTTAATCGTTCAGATGCGCCTTCTGTCATTAACGGATCGCTTGCTGGGCTTGTTGGGATCACGGCAGGTTGTGCCTTTGTAGGTGATCTGGCAGCCATCTTTATTGGCGCAGTATCCGGTCTGCTCATGATGGCTGCTACGAACTGGCTTGATCGTCGTCAGATTGATGATCCTGTAGGTGCTTTTCCTGTGCATGCTGTATCCGGCATGTGGGGCACGATTGCGGTAGGGTTATTTGCAACCGATGGAGGTTTGTTCACTGGTGGAGGATGGAGACTACTTGGTGTTCAAACGCTGGGGCTGGTTGCCCTCGTTGTCTGGGGATTTGTCATGACCTGGTTCGGACTGAAGCTGATTGGCAAGATTGTACCTGTTCGTTCGACGGAAGAAGAGGAGGATCTGGGTCTGGATATCAGTTACCACGGGGTGATGGCAGCTCATCAATCCCATGAATTTCTGGATGGAGAAGAGCACATGCGTGCTTTTCGAGAGAGTAATAGAGACTAA
- a CDS encoding HAMP domain-containing protein, with amino-acid sequence MNSLLRTVRSRYIYICGASALLSVVLLFVVYQMLRFALTHLSAGGTSWLPQLIRWGIHNIGTRPIIIVVGAALFLTFFWIRSQKITDDLQRISQMTHALASGDTGKRVDVLSGGELRQIAAQLNEIAFQMEQERMNGGGSPESEDGWNKKEIASNEHTASVQDNAVEVDLPVKLTIYSILSSLETIIEGRYQDEAELQHWARLTYQKTLSLQQALDVAALHQQVSKGD; translated from the coding sequence ATGAATTCATTACTACGTACGGTTAGATCGCGATACATATACATCTGTGGAGCAAGCGCGCTGCTTAGCGTGGTGCTCCTGTTTGTCGTTTATCAAATGTTACGATTCGCGCTTACGCATCTGTCTGCAGGGGGGACATCATGGTTACCTCAGCTCATTCGCTGGGGAATCCATAATATTGGAACTCGGCCTATTATTATCGTTGTCGGAGCGGCCTTATTCTTAACCTTCTTCTGGATTCGATCGCAGAAAATTACGGATGATCTTCAGCGTATATCCCAAATGACCCATGCTTTAGCGAGCGGGGATACGGGTAAACGCGTTGATGTTCTAAGCGGTGGAGAGCTGCGCCAGATTGCTGCTCAGTTGAACGAGATTGCTTTTCAGATGGAGCAGGAGCGAATGAATGGGGGAGGGAGCCCCGAAAGTGAGGATGGCTGGAATAAGAAAGAGATAGCCAGCAATGAGCATACCGCAAGTGTGCAGGATAACGCCGTAGAGGTAGACTTACCGGTGAAGCTTACCATCTATAGCATTCTCTCTTCTCTTGAAACCATTATTGAAGGACGGTACCAGGATGAGGCTGAGCTCCAGCATTGGGCTCGATTGACGTATCAGAAAACATTAAGCCTTCAACAAGCCCTCGACGTCGCAGCGTTACATCAACAGGTGAGCAAGGGGGATTAA
- a CDS encoding M23 family metallopeptidase, with protein sequence MNKIHEELGHMRQRQDEATADSKSPNAVQVRSHSKKSWKLFAMSLAACMILSACSSNVSSDQAGQQSAAQTSDSTPTVENQENDKQEGTEEQSGTEVQAVITPDNFLDTLLNGSKDDIYSQMSPELKEAVSLEEFKSSADSFLQGVTTLDQVVDVQMNNLTERVWKDATGTKGIRAYFSEKQIEGLSIHALEPHEDTDNKYTQTEFQFPMKGEWFVFWGGNDVLSNYHYEHETQRYALDIVRTKDGFSYQDDPTKNENYYAFGEPLYAAADGTVVEIKNDLPDNTPGVMNAEEPAGNFVVIDHGNKEYSITAHLKEGSVAVKKGDEVKQGDLIGELGNSGNSSEAHLHFQVSDGADLFTSRSINIRWADQSQQLTRGNTIQAR encoded by the coding sequence ATGAACAAGATACATGAAGAATTAGGGCATATGAGGCAACGGCAAGATGAAGCAACCGCAGATTCGAAATCCCCAAATGCTGTACAAGTGAGATCACATTCGAAGAAGAGCTGGAAGTTATTTGCGATGTCACTGGCAGCCTGTATGATTCTATCTGCATGTAGCAGTAATGTTTCATCTGATCAGGCAGGGCAACAGTCCGCAGCGCAGACATCTGATTCTACTCCAACAGTTGAAAATCAAGAAAATGATAAGCAAGAGGGCACTGAAGAACAATCGGGAACAGAGGTGCAAGCAGTGATCACACCAGATAATTTCTTAGATACATTGTTGAATGGTTCGAAGGATGATATTTATAGTCAGATGAGCCCTGAGCTGAAAGAAGCGGTATCGCTTGAAGAGTTCAAATCATCTGCTGACAGTTTTTTGCAGGGGGTAACTACGCTTGACCAAGTGGTAGATGTGCAAATGAATAATTTAACTGAGCGTGTCTGGAAGGATGCAACTGGAACGAAAGGCATTCGCGCTTATTTTTCGGAAAAACAAATTGAAGGCTTATCCATTCATGCTCTGGAACCTCATGAGGATACAGATAACAAGTATACCCAAACGGAGTTCCAGTTCCCTATGAAGGGCGAATGGTTTGTATTTTGGGGAGGCAATGATGTTCTGTCCAACTACCATTATGAGCATGAGACTCAGCGCTATGCACTTGATATCGTTCGAACGAAAGACGGTTTCAGTTATCAAGATGATCCGACTAAAAATGAAAATTACTATGCTTTTGGTGAGCCGCTCTACGCTGCTGCGGACGGAACTGTCGTGGAAATTAAAAATGATCTCCCGGATAACACACCGGGTGTGATGAATGCGGAAGAACCAGCCGGCAACTTCGTAGTCATTGACCATGGTAATAAGGAGTACAGCATTACAGCGCATTTGAAGGAAGGGAGTGTAGCGGTTAAGAAAGGGGATGAAGTGAAGCAAGGCGACCTCATTGGAGAATTAGGCAACTCAGGTAACTCCAGTGAAGCACATTTGCATTTCCAAGTATCGGATGGGGCTGATCTGTTCACGTCCCGATCCATCAACATTCGCTGGGCAGATCAGAGTCAGCAGTTAACACGTGGTAACACCATTCAAGCGAGGTAG
- a CDS encoding response regulator transcription factor: MNHVSLLLVDDEQAILHMLRTVLLKEQFIDIDTVTTGEAALEACKSKTYHCIVLDVMLPGKSGLEICPFLREVTDAPILFLTAKTTDYDKLTGFAVGGDDYVVKPFNPLEVVARIKSLLKRYLPSKLANASNSLNIKNDVNTSYPNPQEDVYDFGRFQVMEQAGELRVEGMTVTCPALVYQLLLFFCKHPNRIFTKSELYERVWGSEAISDDNTVMVHIHRIRERIEADPSTPELLVNVRGLGYKLIKPEQVPQS; this comes from the coding sequence ATGAATCACGTCTCATTACTCCTTGTAGATGATGAACAAGCCATATTACATATGCTCCGCACCGTTCTGCTGAAAGAGCAGTTTATTGATATCGATACCGTTACAACAGGTGAAGCAGCACTCGAAGCCTGCAAAAGCAAAACCTATCATTGCATCGTGCTGGATGTCATGCTTCCGGGGAAAAGCGGACTCGAAATCTGCCCATTTCTGCGAGAGGTAACCGATGCACCCATTCTGTTCCTCACCGCCAAAACAACGGATTATGACAAGTTAACTGGATTCGCTGTGGGGGGTGACGATTATGTCGTCAAACCCTTTAATCCACTCGAAGTCGTCGCCCGAATCAAGTCACTACTCAAGCGTTACTTGCCTTCAAAATTAGCGAATGCCTCAAACAGCTTAAATATAAAAAACGACGTAAATACGTCATATCCAAATCCACAAGAAGACGTATATGATTTTGGCCGATTCCAGGTGATGGAACAGGCTGGAGAGCTACGAGTCGAGGGAATGACCGTTACCTGCCCGGCACTTGTATATCAGTTGCTGCTCTTTTTCTGTAAGCATCCCAATCGTATTTTTACGAAATCCGAATTATATGAACGGGTCTGGGGATCGGAAGCCATTAGTGACGACAATACCGTTATGGTTCACATCCATCGCATTCGGGAACGAATTGAGGCCGACCCTTCCACCCCAGAGCTCCTAGTCAACGTACGAGGTCTTGGATACAAACTCATTAAGCCTGAGCAGGTTCCACAATCATGA
- a CDS encoding phosphotransferase family protein yields the protein MDKQDTYDVLQEMMAKIPELQGALMIEPIHKGYSTDSKFKVQRSGGESCLLRTYEWSQQTVKQTEYRIIAELHRRGVRCPQAIAIGQLNEQQGYMLLSYIEGEDAEEVLPRMDEQKQWSIGIEAGGQLQRMHELQIGEPAESWYVRKSKKHQRYVDKYHHCPIRMRNDQAILTFIEENMKCMKNRPDRFQHDDFHPGNLIVKDERFAGVIDFNRYDQGDPVHEFLKLGLFASETSALYSIGQIQGYFNGGDPDELFWRMYSLYMAMALISSVVWIQQVKPEETEDMMAKIERVREDHDDFRRLIPRWYNVKNY from the coding sequence ATGGATAAGCAGGATACATATGATGTGTTGCAAGAGATGATGGCGAAGATCCCTGAACTACAGGGTGCTTTAATGATTGAACCAATCCACAAAGGCTATTCGACGGATTCGAAATTTAAAGTCCAACGGTCTGGAGGAGAAAGCTGCTTGTTGCGGACATATGAATGGTCTCAGCAGACTGTGAAACAGACAGAGTATCGAATCATTGCTGAATTACACCGGAGGGGAGTTCGTTGCCCACAAGCGATTGCTATAGGTCAACTGAACGAGCAACAAGGTTATATGCTACTTAGCTACATTGAGGGGGAAGATGCGGAAGAAGTACTGCCTCGAATGGACGAACAGAAGCAGTGGAGCATCGGTATTGAAGCAGGAGGGCAACTGCAGCGTATGCATGAACTGCAGATCGGGGAGCCTGCTGAATCCTGGTATGTGCGTAAGAGTAAGAAGCATCAGCGCTATGTAGATAAGTATCATCATTGCCCTATTCGTATGCGGAATGATCAGGCTATATTGACATTTATCGAAGAGAATATGAAGTGTATGAAGAACCGCCCGGATCGATTCCAGCATGATGATTTTCATCCAGGGAATCTGATCGTGAAGGACGAAAGGTTCGCGGGAGTTATTGATTTTAATCGTTATGATCAGGGTGATCCAGTTCATGAGTTTCTTAAGCTGGGTCTATTTGCTTCGGAGACGAGTGCGCTGTATTCGATTGGACAGATCCAGGGGTACTTCAACGGTGGAGATCCGGATGAGCTATTCTGGCGTATGTACTCTCTGTATATGGCTATGGCACTTATATCTTCTGTAGTCTGGATTCAACAAGTGAAGCCGGAGGAAACGGAGGATATGATGGCTAAGATTGAGCGAGTTCGGGAAGACCATGATGATTTTCGCAGATTGATTCCTAGATGGTATAATGTGAAGAATTACTGA
- a CDS encoding GNAT family N-acetyltransferase: protein MMLDRVQIEYARIEDLPRIVEIYNSTIESRMVTADLEPVTVEQRIPWFEEHSSDRRPLWVMKQEGQVVAWASLSSFYGRPAYNGTVEVSVYVDQNCRGIGAGSRLLNTIFAACPQLGISTILGFVFGHNEPSLGLLRKHGFEQWGYYPEVAVLDGVKRDLAILGKKI from the coding sequence ATGATGTTAGATCGTGTGCAGATTGAGTATGCCCGCATTGAGGATTTGCCAAGAATTGTGGAGATTTATAACTCGACGATTGAGAGTCGTATGGTTACAGCCGATTTGGAGCCGGTAACGGTTGAACAGCGCATTCCGTGGTTTGAGGAACACTCTTCCGATCGGCGTCCACTGTGGGTGATGAAGCAAGAAGGACAGGTTGTAGCCTGGGCGAGTCTGAGCTCTTTTTATGGACGGCCTGCCTATAATGGGACTGTGGAAGTGAGTGTCTACGTGGATCAAAATTGCCGGGGGATTGGCGCAGGCAGTCGACTGCTGAATACCATCTTTGCGGCGTGTCCACAACTTGGCATAAGCACTATTTTGGGCTTTGTCTTTGGACATAACGAACCTAGCTTAGGTTTACTGCGCAAGCATGGTTTTGAGCAATGGGGCTATTACCCGGAAGTAGCTGTATTAGATGGGGTGAAACGAGATCTAGCGATTTTAGGTAAGAAAATATAG
- a CDS encoding GyrI-like domain-containing protein: MLLDDIEIVMKPEIKLVGYQAQASLNEDIQGSVVRNLRAKLKLNAPHVPNMKHAGMYLIQIYPDVEWTPDVVFTHIVAIEVQESQQIAEEMITHTVPAGRFIRFIHAGSEAEIDETYHAVNDWLVNNGYDEPRAFDMEHWTEAMLSGEEETQIQIYVPI; encoded by the coding sequence ATGTTGCTGGATGATATTGAAATTGTAATGAAGCCTGAGATCAAGCTGGTAGGATACCAGGCGCAGGCAAGTCTGAACGAGGACATTCAGGGTAGCGTTGTGAGGAACTTACGCGCAAAGTTGAAGTTGAATGCTCCGCACGTTCCTAATATGAAGCATGCTGGGATGTACCTTATCCAGATCTATCCGGATGTGGAATGGACGCCAGATGTGGTGTTCACTCATATTGTCGCGATTGAAGTCCAGGAGTCTCAGCAGATCGCTGAAGAGATGATTACGCACACTGTGCCAGCAGGTCGGTTTATACGATTTATACACGCAGGTTCTGAAGCTGAGATTGATGAAACATATCATGCTGTGAATGACTGGCTTGTTAACAACGGATACGATGAGCCACGTGCATTTGATATGGAACACTGGACAGAAGCGATGTTATCTGGGGAAGAAGAAACTCAAATCCAGATTTATGTTCCTATTTAG
- a CDS encoding sensor histidine kinase — protein MNSTLINTVRWKFIYAFLLSGILTAAILYGGSKVVQSILAAQTYPNYSIPARGVRWLINNIGSIPLMLVIGILGFVLFFFLFTRRTIMVLNEITAGIQEVAKGELSHRIEVKSSDEFGVVAASINQMAEQLQLSLEEERNAVAAKNDLITGVSHDLRTPLTSILGFLEYIEKDRYQDEIEMRYYVSIAYEKSLTLRKLIDDLFEYTRVSGGNLPLSMTTLNLNSFLMQLAEEFTPMLEEAGMTYTFVGRQEPLWIEAAPGELVRAYENLFSNAIRYGSKGKVMEIGLELEGEEAVVRISNYGDPIPAQDLPYLFDRFYRVDKSRSRETGGTGLGLAIAKSMIELHHGTIAAYSDKGRTDFVTRFPIASPLASARSVDDHDTRS, from the coding sequence ATGAATTCTACATTGATTAATACGGTTCGCTGGAAATTTATCTATGCATTTCTGCTGAGCGGCATATTGACAGCGGCTATTTTGTATGGGGGCAGCAAGGTGGTTCAATCGATCCTGGCAGCACAGACCTATCCCAATTATTCGATCCCTGCAAGGGGAGTACGATGGCTAATCAACAACATTGGTTCTATACCGTTAATGTTGGTAATTGGTATTTTGGGGTTTGTGCTGTTCTTTTTCTTATTCACACGCAGGACGATCATGGTGTTGAATGAGATCACTGCGGGAATACAAGAAGTTGCCAAAGGGGAGCTATCGCATCGTATTGAAGTGAAGTCCTCCGACGAATTTGGTGTGGTAGCGGCCAGCATTAATCAGATGGCAGAGCAATTACAACTATCGTTGGAAGAGGAACGGAATGCGGTTGCCGCCAAAAATGATCTGATCACAGGTGTGTCTCATGATCTGAGAACGCCATTAACGTCAATTCTTGGGTTTCTGGAATACATCGAGAAGGATCGTTATCAGGATGAGATTGAAATGCGTTATTACGTTAGTATTGCTTATGAAAAGTCCCTAACGTTAAGGAAGCTCATTGATGATTTATTTGAATACACCCGGGTAAGTGGTGGGAATCTGCCTTTATCTATGACAACACTGAATCTAAACTCGTTTCTGATGCAGCTTGCCGAGGAATTTACGCCTATGTTAGAGGAGGCAGGTATGACGTATACGTTTGTTGGGAGACAGGAGCCATTATGGATTGAGGCTGCACCGGGAGAATTAGTACGTGCATATGAGAATCTATTTAGTAATGCCATTCGTTATGGCTCCAAAGGAAAGGTCATGGAGATTGGATTAGAGCTTGAAGGAGAAGAGGCTGTCGTGCGAATTAGCAATTACGGTGACCCGATCCCTGCACAGGATTTGCCTTATTTATTTGATCGTTTCTACCGGGTGGACAAGTCTCGTTCGCGTGAAACAGGAGGTACCGGGCTTGGTCTTGCCATTGCCAAATCCATGATTGAGCTACATCACGGCACGATCGCCGCATATAGTGACAAGGGCAGAACCGATTTTGTGACTCGCTTTCCAATAGCCTCGCCACTTGCAAGTGCTCGGTCAGTGGATGACCATGATACCCGTTCTTAG